A window of Ignicoccus hospitalis KIN4/I contains these coding sequences:
- a CDS encoding 4Fe-4S binding protein gives MAKWRIEVIEEFCKGCELCVKVCPITNLYNAGKVDKPVLRMSDRFGYQGYPVVEVVDPTKCTGCHLCDYTCPDLAIHVIKEE, from the coding sequence ATGGCCAAGTGGAGGATTGAGGTAATTGAGGAATTCTGCAAGGGCTGCGAGCTCTGCGTTAAGGTGTGCCCGATAACCAACTTGTACAACGCTGGGAAGGTGGACAAGCCCGTGCTCAGGATGAGCGACCGCTTCGGCTACCAAGGGTACCCGGTGGTGGAGGTGGTAGACCCGACGAAGTGCACCGGCTGCCACTTGTGCGACTACACGTGCCCGGACTTGGCCATCCACGTGATAAAGGAGGAGTGA
- a CDS encoding thiamine pyrophosphate-dependent enzyme, whose amino-acid sequence MSLEEARRKLRRMPQMALARAEALPHSLCPGCGIGTILNTFLRAMDELVQEGKLDPDKLVVVSGIGCSGRISGFIKVDSMHTTHGRPVAFATGIKLAKPELNVWVFGGDADLFQIGLNHTLQAARRNIDINVVMVNNFNIAMTGGVPTVTTPPGSVTKYSPKGWLERPFNVPKLVASAGATWVARWTTAHPFQLKNAFKEMALRKGFNFLEVVSQCPVLYGRYNKFRDPYSMVEYFMKMSKPVKKPNDPQTLEEASIEFGKPILVGKFVEREAPEYVETLYQMLGVRK is encoded by the coding sequence ATGAGCTTGGAGGAGGCGAGGAGGAAGCTTAGGCGAATGCCCCAGATGGCCTTGGCCAGGGCGGAGGCCCTCCCCCACAGCCTCTGCCCCGGCTGCGGGATAGGGACGATACTGAACACGTTCTTGAGGGCCATGGACGAGCTCGTGCAAGAGGGCAAGCTCGACCCCGACAAGCTGGTGGTGGTCAGCGGCATAGGCTGCTCCGGGAGGATAAGCGGGTTCATCAAAGTCGACTCCATGCACACCACCCACGGGAGGCCAGTGGCCTTCGCCACCGGGATAAAGCTGGCCAAGCCGGAGCTGAACGTCTGGGTGTTCGGCGGCGATGCCGACTTGTTCCAGATAGGCTTGAACCACACCCTTCAAGCGGCCAGGAGGAACATAGACATAAACGTCGTCATGGTGAACAACTTCAACATAGCGATGACCGGAGGCGTGCCCACCGTGACCACCCCGCCGGGCTCGGTGACTAAGTACTCCCCCAAGGGGTGGCTGGAGAGGCCCTTCAACGTGCCAAAGCTGGTGGCCTCCGCCGGGGCCACTTGGGTAGCGCGCTGGACCACAGCCCACCCGTTCCAACTGAAGAACGCGTTCAAAGAGATGGCGCTTAGGAAGGGCTTCAACTTCTTGGAGGTGGTCTCCCAGTGCCCGGTGCTCTACGGGAGGTACAACAAGTTCAGGGACCCGTACAGCATGGTCGAGTACTTCATGAAGATGAGTAAGCCCGTCAAGAAGCCCAACGACCCGCAAACCTTGGAGGAGGCCAGCATAGAGTTCGGCAAGCCCATTTTAGTGGGCAAGTTCGTGGAGAGGGAGGCGCCCGAGTACGTGGAGACCTTGTACCAGATGTTGGGGGTGAGAAAGTGA
- a CDS encoding V-type ATP synthase subunit E, which produces MKVEFAGDVKNLTSYIEKDAKAKIDSVVEEAVKEAEKLLNEKKEELLERAVVDVEKLLSDAQARLSAEKSSIDMEVRRKVEERKKELFQKVVEEAWKRALEEAEKKTERYKKFLEKVLIAMSNEAGEDEVIAYVRADDLEDVRAMVQEKGLKNVVEVKDVKEVGREIKGGVLGKSKSGGVWYNYTLEKAFDELLREVYPKVLEALGF; this is translated from the coding sequence GTGAAGGTAGAGTTCGCGGGCGACGTGAAGAACCTTACCAGCTACATAGAGAAGGACGCTAAGGCGAAGATAGACTCCGTGGTGGAGGAGGCCGTTAAGGAGGCTGAGAAGCTCCTTAACGAGAAGAAGGAGGAGCTCTTGGAGAGGGCCGTAGTAGACGTGGAGAAGCTGCTGTCCGACGCCCAAGCGAGGCTGAGCGCGGAGAAGAGCTCCATAGACATGGAAGTGAGGAGGAAGGTAGAGGAGAGGAAGAAGGAGCTCTTCCAGAAGGTGGTAGAGGAGGCTTGGAAGAGGGCCCTCGAGGAGGCCGAGAAGAAGACCGAGAGGTACAAGAAGTTCTTAGAAAAGGTGCTGATAGCCATGTCTAACGAGGCCGGCGAGGACGAGGTAATAGCCTACGTGAGGGCGGACGACTTGGAGGACGTGAGGGCGATGGTGCAAGAGAAGGGGTTGAAGAACGTGGTCGAGGTCAAGGACGTTAAAGAAGTGGGGAGGGAAATTAAGGGAGGCGTGCTGGGCAAGTCCAAGAGCGGCGGCGTTTGGTACAACTACACCCTCGAGAAGGCCTTCGACGAGCTCTTGAGGGAGGTATACCCCAAGGTTTTAGAGGCCTTGGGCTTCTGA
- the ccmA gene encoding heme ABC exporter ATP-binding protein CcmA — MPAVEVKDVWRSFGKKTVLRGVSFEVEEGEVFGLLGPNGAGKTTTLRIITGILKPDKGDIIVYGKSVVREREEVRRMISYLPEESDVYLRLTGYENLKFFAMIYFDDPKEREEAIEEGIKIANLGDAIHNLTKTYSKGMRRRLALARTLMVRPKLAILDEPTSGLDVYSSIKVRDSIKEFVKKTGASVILSSHNMLEVEYLCDRVAFIVNGKIITIGSPEELKREFNAKNLEEAFVKATEVGEGAA; from the coding sequence TTGCCGGCGGTCGAAGTTAAGGACGTCTGGAGGTCCTTCGGCAAGAAGACCGTCCTGAGGGGCGTGAGCTTCGAGGTGGAGGAGGGCGAGGTCTTCGGCCTCCTGGGCCCCAACGGCGCCGGAAAGACCACAACCTTGAGGATAATAACTGGAATACTCAAGCCCGACAAGGGCGACATAATAGTATACGGAAAGAGCGTGGTGAGGGAGCGAGAGGAGGTAAGGAGGATGATCTCCTACTTGCCCGAGGAGAGCGACGTATACTTGAGGCTGACCGGCTATGAGAACCTCAAGTTCTTCGCTATGATATACTTCGACGACCCGAAGGAGAGGGAAGAAGCGATTGAGGAGGGCATAAAGATAGCTAACTTGGGCGACGCAATTCACAACTTGACGAAGACTTATAGCAAGGGGATGAGGAGGAGGCTCGCCTTGGCTAGGACCTTGATGGTCCGCCCGAAGCTCGCGATACTGGACGAGCCCACCTCCGGGCTAGACGTCTACTCCTCTATCAAAGTAAGGGACAGTATAAAGGAGTTCGTAAAGAAGACCGGAGCTAGCGTGATACTCTCGAGCCACAACATGCTTGAGGTTGAGTACTTGTGCGACAGGGTAGCATTCATAGTAAACGGTAAAATAATAACGATCGGTTCCCCCGAAGAGCTGAAGAGGGAGTTCAACGCCAAGAACTTGGAGGAGGCCTTCGTCAAGGCCACGGAGGTGGGGGAGGGTGCAGCTTAA
- a CDS encoding ABC transporter permease: MQLKAVIWKELKDLSRDRKTLFTAIFLPAFMLPLMAQLLILALKTVPLTVVIVNQDVGAEAPPLSFQPLAPLEPQKVNLGEQVARLINETVKRINPTTKVIVVKSLDEVKDYDVIVIIPKDFSIKMLAMDPTMFNVTEVVVYYKASSKGVGVGSTAIYQSIIQVLKMVSSQVAAQRAQILLACCNATEVSPDAVLNPLKVKTQYVSVTGEAISRAQLSKLMSSKLLLFSIFYVSAPVLAFVSDSVAGEKERKTLETLLASPVRRRNVVLGKFSATLVLGLIAAVADVVGLLLYIQILNSQIAGMASLSAEREVVSSLTVDLPTVALHGLVMLMVVASTAAMLMPVAALTDSVRSAQSLGGVIQMVPLLIILYAMYADVSAIPMPWRALVFVIPHTYAVLAIDQALKGAWVEAAGSVGAMVAATAALLWVTIKIFESEVLVTSSLRFGKK; this comes from the coding sequence GTGCAGCTTAAGGCGGTCATATGGAAGGAGCTCAAGGACCTCTCTAGGGACAGGAAGACGCTCTTCACCGCGATCTTCTTGCCCGCTTTCATGCTCCCATTGATGGCCCAACTGCTGATACTGGCTCTCAAGACCGTGCCTCTAACCGTGGTTATAGTGAACCAAGACGTGGGTGCGGAAGCCCCTCCCCTCTCGTTCCAGCCGCTGGCCCCCTTGGAACCTCAGAAGGTGAACTTGGGCGAGCAAGTGGCGAGGCTGATAAACGAGACTGTAAAGAGGATAAACCCGACGACCAAGGTAATAGTTGTGAAGAGCTTGGACGAGGTGAAGGATTATGACGTAATAGTGATCATACCTAAGGACTTCAGCATCAAGATGTTGGCCATGGACCCCACGATGTTCAATGTTACCGAGGTGGTTGTCTACTACAAGGCCAGCAGCAAGGGGGTTGGCGTGGGGAGCACGGCGATATACCAAAGCATAATACAAGTCTTGAAGATGGTCTCCTCCCAAGTGGCCGCCCAGAGGGCCCAAATACTCTTGGCTTGTTGCAACGCCACCGAGGTGAGCCCCGACGCAGTCTTGAACCCCTTGAAGGTGAAGACCCAATACGTCAGCGTGACTGGGGAGGCCATAAGCAGGGCGCAGCTGAGCAAGCTGATGAGCTCTAAGCTCCTCTTGTTCTCGATCTTCTACGTCTCCGCGCCCGTGTTGGCGTTCGTGAGCGACTCGGTGGCCGGGGAGAAGGAGAGGAAGACCTTGGAGACGCTCTTGGCCTCGCCCGTTAGGAGGAGGAACGTAGTGTTGGGTAAGTTCTCAGCCACTTTGGTGTTGGGCTTGATAGCCGCGGTCGCGGACGTAGTTGGCCTACTCCTATACATTCAGATACTCAACTCCCAGATAGCCGGCATGGCCTCGTTGAGCGCGGAGAGGGAGGTGGTGAGCTCCCTCACGGTGGACCTCCCCACGGTGGCCCTCCACGGGCTGGTGATGCTAATGGTGGTAGCCTCCACAGCCGCCATGTTGATGCCCGTAGCAGCCTTGACAGACAGCGTGAGGAGCGCCCAGTCCTTGGGAGGGGTGATCCAGATGGTGCCCTTGCTAATAATCTTGTACGCGATGTACGCGGACGTCAGCGCCATACCCATGCCTTGGAGGGCCTTGGTCTTCGTGATCCCCCACACCTACGCGGTCTTGGCGATAGACCAAGCGTTGAAGGGCGCTTGGGTGGAGGCCGCGGGGAGCGTGGGGGCCATGGTGGCGGCCACGGCGGCCTTGCTGTGGGTAACAATAAAGATATTCGAGAGCGAGGTGCTAGTGACCAGCTCCCTCAGGTTTGGAAAGAAGTGA
- a CDS encoding VTT domain-containing protein: MGDPIEDLTKTLLSLTERYGLFGVFLISFVGNAIPYATVPYLALIAALAAQKSLTLPEAVLWSVVGGLGAALGKVVVYLTGVGTSELLPEKVRKNFELFSKIAQRGIFVAVFLFAALPLPDDVLYVPLGVARYPLIKFFFAVWLGKIIITFLSIAFGNAYSRIMEEYNVNATESAIILIVATVVLMVIIGRMDWARIAIALSQRGTLYALYVMSDELAKAIGLKWLARKISSLLSKPEGAGH, from the coding sequence TTGGGCGACCCGATAGAGGACTTGACGAAAACGTTGCTGTCCTTAACCGAGCGCTACGGCCTCTTCGGAGTTTTCTTAATATCCTTCGTGGGCAACGCCATACCGTACGCCACGGTCCCCTACTTAGCCTTGATAGCGGCCCTAGCGGCCCAGAAGAGCTTGACCCTCCCGGAGGCGGTTCTCTGGTCCGTAGTGGGGGGCTTGGGGGCTGCCTTGGGGAAGGTAGTGGTCTACTTGACCGGCGTGGGCACCTCAGAGCTCTTGCCGGAGAAGGTGAGGAAGAACTTCGAGTTGTTCTCTAAGATAGCCCAGAGGGGGATATTCGTAGCGGTGTTCTTGTTCGCCGCCCTGCCCCTCCCGGACGACGTGCTGTACGTCCCGCTGGGCGTGGCTAGGTACCCCTTGATCAAGTTCTTCTTCGCAGTCTGGTTGGGCAAAATAATAATTACCTTCTTAAGCATAGCTTTCGGGAACGCGTACTCGAGGATCATGGAGGAGTACAACGTAAACGCTACGGAGAGCGCCATAATATTGATAGTTGCCACAGTGGTGTTGATGGTAATAATAGGCAGGATGGACTGGGCCAGGATAGCGATAGCCCTCTCCCAGAGGGGCACCTTGTACGCGCTGTACGTGATGAGCGACGAGCTGGCAAAGGCCATAGGCCTCAAGTGGCTGGCCAGAAAAATCTCCTCACTTCTTTCCAAACCTGAGGGAGCTGGTCACTAG
- a CDS encoding CRISPR system precrRNA processing endoribonuclease RAMP protein Cas6 has translation MRVEVALTPVPFEDYTAKLVKSFLSCVDDDFAKIFSVEGGYKEFHITPLLDEEGRAIYPKRTVKCSFCTAGRPSGKGVVPLPPNASFELSGPEELVNKLFSFDYCKLEFGRKVIEIETVAVEEVDLDLGEGSGLWVKFRGPAVLRDPWRGPGEELRTRFLPSPSHLFSVNAYSLFKDKYLEVLWKLERSLVEDHSALHSAGKVWYYYDRKWLPALSGSALFWVREADEDVKKVIAHAALFGVGSGRAAGFGDVVMNFVRGPHVRS, from the coding sequence GTGAGGGTCGAGGTCGCGCTGACCCCGGTCCCCTTTGAGGATTACACGGCGAAGTTAGTGAAGAGCTTCCTCTCGTGCGTAGACGACGACTTCGCCAAGATCTTCTCAGTTGAAGGGGGATATAAGGAATTCCACATAACGCCCTTGCTGGACGAAGAAGGGAGGGCGATATACCCGAAGAGGACGGTCAAGTGCTCTTTCTGCACGGCCGGGAGGCCCTCCGGGAAGGGGGTGGTCCCCTTGCCCCCGAACGCGAGCTTCGAGCTCTCGGGGCCGGAGGAGTTGGTGAACAAACTTTTCTCCTTCGACTACTGTAAGCTCGAGTTCGGCAGGAAGGTAATAGAAATAGAGACCGTGGCGGTGGAAGAGGTGGACTTGGACTTGGGGGAGGGGAGCGGCTTGTGGGTGAAGTTCAGGGGGCCGGCAGTGTTAAGGGACCCTTGGAGGGGGCCCGGAGAGGAGCTTAGGACCCGCTTCTTGCCTTCCCCCTCCCACCTCTTCTCAGTCAACGCCTACTCCTTGTTTAAGGATAAATATCTAGAAGTTTTGTGGAAGCTCGAGCGCTCGCTGGTGGAGGACCACTCTGCCTTACACAGCGCCGGGAAGGTCTGGTACTACTACGACCGTAAGTGGTTGCCCGCCCTCAGCGGCTCGGCGCTGTTCTGGGTGAGGGAGGCGGACGAGGACGTGAAGAAGGTAATAGCGCACGCAGCGCTCTTCGGCGTGGGGAGCGGGAGGGCCGCGGGCTTCGGGGACGTAGTGATGAATTTCGTACGAGGGCCTCACGTGCGTTCGTAG
- a CDS encoding V-type ATP synthase subunit F, protein MEEGKVYVITDPDTAPLFRLAGASVIEVNSPDETKERLVELLKSPDAAVVLVSNDVAVGIEEEVREISSKVSKPVVTLIPGRKQKPPKLDPNEVLLKALGFG, encoded by the coding sequence TTGGAGGAAGGCAAGGTCTACGTTATAACAGACCCGGACACCGCGCCCCTCTTCCGGCTGGCGGGGGCCTCGGTGATCGAGGTCAACTCCCCGGATGAGACCAAGGAGAGGTTGGTAGAGCTGCTCAAGTCCCCGGACGCGGCGGTGGTGTTGGTCTCTAACGACGTAGCCGTGGGGATTGAGGAGGAGGTGAGGGAGATATCCTCTAAGGTCTCCAAGCCCGTCGTCACGCTAATTCCGGGGAGGAAGCAAAAGCCGCCCAAGCTGGACCCCAACGAGGTCCTACTAAAGGCGTTGGGCTTCGGGTGA
- a CDS encoding membrane-bound dolichyl-phosphate-mannose-protein mannosyltransferase-like protein: MNADRLKLAAVLALSFLFSLNFYNFGIEFISKPPFKYNYISDEVWYVSASRNLMREVFRAYPNSSNATVQAKDIVALTKFISLYSSQYGIDYSEPYSKIENAAYLVGNSTEGIKKLMKDAEKFNLTLVQPGWKYPDHEGILKYLNLEHPPLAKYIIGLKLLGEDLPPSWRLPGVALGSVAFFALPVALYLYSRSLILSLGSLLLLHFDEAFRVMSMVAMLDGYAASFSVLSLAALPLSPALATLFYALASNSKYTALFYFIPIAYVYRYERGKSPLGSLLRPLGSFAVGLVVLSLPIILGLGFDQWLSRLVGGVKWFLTSRPSGPPPASPLDWLTGNQPSPLYVDPALYVYTNPSILQLGLISFFALFPLRRKRTYKPAWLASLYLVSALLGLSAVYLAGNKTLYTFYVAVFTPMADVAAAGLAALLADWDSAYEVVEWWAKRLKGLVAWSLGRARLECKLEGS; the protein is encoded by the coding sequence TTGAACGCGGATAGGTTGAAGCTGGCCGCTGTGCTCGCGCTCTCTTTCCTGTTTTCCTTGAACTTCTACAACTTCGGAATAGAATTCATAAGTAAGCCCCCTTTCAAGTACAACTACATCAGTGACGAAGTGTGGTACGTGTCCGCGTCCAGAAACCTCATGAGGGAGGTCTTCCGCGCCTACCCCAACTCCTCCAACGCAACCGTCCAAGCTAAGGATATAGTTGCGTTGACCAAGTTTATCTCCTTGTACTCCTCGCAGTACGGGATAGACTACTCGGAGCCCTACTCAAAAATAGAGAACGCCGCCTACTTGGTGGGCAACTCCACGGAGGGCATAAAGAAGCTCATGAAGGACGCGGAAAAGTTCAACTTAACCTTGGTTCAGCCCGGCTGGAAGTACCCCGACCACGAGGGAATACTAAAGTACTTGAACTTGGAGCACCCTCCGTTAGCGAAGTACATAATAGGGCTGAAGCTGCTCGGAGAAGACCTTCCCCCTAGCTGGAGGCTCCCCGGGGTGGCCTTAGGGTCCGTGGCCTTCTTCGCCCTCCCCGTCGCGCTCTACTTGTACTCGAGGAGCTTGATACTCTCCTTGGGCTCGCTCCTCTTACTCCACTTCGACGAGGCGTTCAGAGTAATGAGCATGGTAGCCATGCTCGACGGCTACGCGGCCTCCTTCTCGGTCCTCTCGCTCGCCGCCCTCCCCCTCAGCCCGGCCCTCGCGACGCTCTTCTACGCGTTGGCGTCGAACTCTAAGTACACAGCTTTGTTCTACTTCATACCGATAGCTTACGTCTACCGCTACGAGAGGGGCAAGAGCCCGCTGGGCTCCCTCCTCAGGCCCCTGGGCTCTTTCGCCGTGGGCTTGGTGGTCCTCTCGCTCCCCATAATACTGGGCTTGGGCTTCGACCAGTGGCTCTCCCGACTGGTCGGAGGGGTCAAGTGGTTCTTGACCTCCCGGCCCTCCGGCCCCCCGCCGGCCAGCCCGCTGGACTGGCTAACGGGCAATCAGCCCAGCCCGCTCTACGTGGACCCCGCGCTCTACGTCTACACCAACCCTTCGATCTTGCAGTTGGGGCTGATTTCGTTTTTCGCGCTCTTCCCCTTGAGGAGGAAGAGGACCTACAAGCCCGCGTGGCTCGCGAGTTTATACTTGGTCTCCGCGTTGCTGGGGCTCAGCGCCGTTTACCTGGCCGGGAACAAGACTCTGTACACCTTCTACGTAGCGGTGTTCACCCCAATGGCGGACGTGGCGGCAGCGGGGCTGGCAGCCCTCCTAGCAGACTGGGACTCCGCGTACGAGGTTGTGGAGTGGTGGGCCAAGCGGCTCAAGGGCTTGGTCGCTTGGTCCCTCGGGAGGGCGAGGCTGGAGTGTAAGCTCGAAGGGTCTTAA
- the deoC gene encoding deoxyribose-phosphate aldolase, translated as MDVLSLVKAYGPEELASRIDQTLLVSTYEQAKAFAERSSKYPFRSLVGFPRAVRAFKEVWKGRTCAVVNFPFGESPLKAVEAELEEAWDAGAEEVDVVASPYLAKDDINKYGEYVREILGAARAVGFDVVKVIVEAPVLSDEELARVAKVIYDLGADFLKTATGTLHKTSLRDVYVVKRAAPGLEVKASGGIREPVQALSFIETGASVIGTSTGIEIVEELKRIKEVG; from the coding sequence GTGGACGTGCTCTCCTTGGTTAAGGCTTACGGGCCCGAGGAGCTGGCCTCCCGGATAGACCAGACCCTCTTGGTCTCCACCTACGAGCAAGCCAAGGCCTTCGCCGAAAGGTCCTCTAAGTACCCCTTTAGGTCCTTAGTGGGCTTTCCCAGGGCGGTGAGGGCCTTCAAGGAGGTCTGGAAGGGTAGGACTTGCGCGGTCGTCAACTTCCCCTTCGGCGAGTCCCCGCTGAAGGCGGTGGAGGCGGAATTGGAGGAGGCTTGGGACGCCGGGGCGGAGGAGGTCGACGTGGTGGCCTCCCCCTACTTGGCGAAGGACGACATTAACAAGTACGGGGAGTACGTGAGGGAGATCTTAGGCGCGGCGAGGGCGGTGGGCTTCGACGTCGTGAAGGTCATAGTCGAGGCCCCCGTGCTGAGCGATGAAGAACTTGCGAGGGTGGCGAAGGTGATATACGACCTAGGGGCAGACTTCTTGAAGACCGCCACGGGCACTTTACACAAGACCAGTTTGAGGGACGTGTACGTGGTCAAGAGGGCGGCGCCGGGGCTGGAGGTGAAGGCCTCCGGAGGGATAAGGGAGCCGGTGCAAGCGCTCTCCTTCATAGAGACCGGGGCCTCAGTTATAGGCACCAGCACCGGCATAGAGATAGTTGAAGAGTTGAAGAGGATAAAGGAGGTCGGTTGA
- the cas1 gene encoding CRISPR-associated endonuclease Cas1, with amino-acid sequence MILVVRGHAFVGRKGYMITVRYKKDGKEVTEAFPALDIEMAVFVGKGITVSTAALQLLEEQNVPTLFHGVDWSFVTINPVKVGWSRARKNQYSMGETELGVKVAKEFIFGKLEGMSNVAKNLSYKGKKPTPNSDYWRSEGRGELASCKNLDCVKKLEAEWSSKLWKDIVQFVPGMRSRVPRGNDPPNRTLDYLYALLYSVCNHALVGAGLDPYAGLIHRERAGKLSFVYDFSEMFKPMAIYVMATAIRTYKIELEGDFLNKESLQKVTQLFYSIFESKKYSVRKWVYAKAWQLRDAIESGKEFKAFVFRP; translated from the coding sequence TTGATTCTCGTCGTGAGGGGTCACGCGTTCGTCGGTAGGAAAGGTTACATGATAACGGTCAGGTATAAAAAAGACGGAAAGGAAGTAACCGAGGCGTTCCCAGCATTAGACATAGAAATGGCTGTGTTCGTCGGAAAGGGGATTACGGTGAGCACGGCTGCCCTGCAACTCTTGGAGGAGCAGAACGTGCCCACCTTGTTCCACGGGGTCGACTGGTCCTTTGTAACGATCAACCCAGTCAAGGTGGGCTGGTCGCGGGCGAGGAAGAACCAATATTCCATGGGGGAGACCGAGCTGGGAGTGAAGGTGGCCAAAGAGTTTATATTTGGAAAGTTGGAGGGGATGAGCAACGTTGCTAAGAACTTGAGCTACAAGGGGAAGAAACCCACGCCCAACTCGGACTACTGGAGGAGCGAGGGGAGGGGAGAGCTGGCCTCTTGCAAGAACTTGGACTGCGTCAAGAAGTTGGAGGCGGAGTGGAGCTCCAAGCTCTGGAAGGATATAGTTCAGTTCGTCCCCGGGATGAGGTCCAGAGTTCCTAGGGGAAACGACCCGCCCAATAGAACCCTAGACTACTTGTATGCCCTATTGTACTCTGTCTGCAACCACGCTCTGGTCGGGGCCGGTCTAGACCCTTACGCCGGTTTAATACACAGGGAAAGGGCAGGGAAGTTGAGCTTTGTTTACGATTTTAGTGAAATGTTCAAGCCTATGGCAATTTATGTCATGGCAACCGCGATAAGGACGTATAAAATAGAGCTTGAGGGAGACTTCTTAAACAAGGAAAGCTTACAAAAGGTTACTCAACTGTTCTACTCTATTTTCGAGAGTAAGAAGTACTCCGTCAGAAAGTGGGTCTACGCGAAGGCGTGGCAGCTCAGAGATGCAATCGAATCTGGGAAAGAGTTCAAGGCTTTCGTCTTCCGACCCTAA
- a CDS encoding 2-oxoacid:acceptor oxidoreductase family protein, with the protein MIQDVRITGIGGQGILTMGKILGTALVREGKYATLVQNFDTFISGGESTADMRVSDKPVEYPVFEYADITVFMAPKTYPKYIKKVKEGGVVVINSDVIKERPEGNFKVIEVPASSIARKLGNVRAANMVMLGALVARLSLADPNVVEEIIRERFGNKAELNVKAFREGLRIGGEA; encoded by the coding sequence GTGATCCAAGACGTGAGGATAACCGGGATAGGCGGCCAAGGGATACTGACCATGGGGAAGATACTGGGAACCGCGCTGGTGAGGGAAGGCAAGTACGCCACCTTGGTGCAGAACTTCGACACCTTCATATCCGGGGGGGAGAGTACGGCCGACATGAGGGTCAGCGACAAGCCCGTGGAGTACCCGGTCTTCGAGTACGCAGACATAACCGTCTTCATGGCCCCTAAGACGTACCCCAAGTACATAAAGAAGGTGAAGGAGGGAGGAGTGGTGGTCATAAACTCGGACGTAATAAAGGAGAGGCCGGAGGGCAACTTCAAGGTAATAGAAGTTCCGGCGTCCTCCATAGCCAGGAAGCTGGGCAACGTGAGGGCCGCTAACATGGTCATGTTGGGCGCGCTGGTGGCGAGGCTTTCTTTGGCCGACCCGAATGTGGTCGAGGAAATAATAAGGGAGAGGTTCGGGAACAAGGCCGAGTTGAACGTGAAGGCGTTCAGAGAGGGGCTCCGGATAGGGGGTGAGGCGTGA
- a CDS encoding 2-oxoacid:acceptor oxidoreductase subunit alpha: protein MAVRPGKYFESGAWAASMGALAAGANFFAYYPIEPATDIAEEMVKNGPKQGMVIFEAEDEISALGAAIGASWAGAKAFTSTSGPGFSLMQEHISYAAMTETPVVLINGMREGPSTGQATKAAQQDVMQAKWGGHGDYETVVYSPYSVQEMFDMTVKAFNAAERWRVPALVMADKMTVLLMEEVVIPEKVEVVNRKRPKVPPEQFKPFEPEEDLVPPMPEFGEGYRVHVTGVTHDERGIPVSEDPWAHHKLVKRLCDKIRKNRDKIVEYELYGDPEPQVLLFAYGFPARSAKEAVNMLRKKDVKAALFRPKTLWPFPDKELKEVAAKAEKVIVVEWNYGQMLHNVLKVVPEEKVSFVYRIGEIPIPPEQILEEGGVRI, encoded by the coding sequence TTGGCAGTTAGGCCCGGCAAGTACTTCGAGAGCGGCGCGTGGGCAGCCTCAATGGGGGCCCTCGCCGCCGGGGCCAACTTCTTCGCCTACTACCCGATAGAGCCGGCCACGGACATAGCCGAGGAAATGGTAAAGAACGGGCCGAAGCAGGGGATGGTGATCTTCGAGGCTGAGGACGAGATCTCCGCCCTCGGGGCGGCGATAGGGGCCTCTTGGGCCGGGGCGAAGGCCTTCACCTCCACCTCCGGCCCGGGCTTCTCGCTGATGCAAGAGCACATCTCCTACGCGGCAATGACGGAGACCCCGGTCGTCTTGATAAACGGAATGAGGGAGGGCCCCTCCACCGGCCAAGCGACCAAGGCCGCTCAGCAAGACGTCATGCAAGCCAAGTGGGGCGGCCACGGCGACTACGAGACCGTGGTGTATTCCCCCTACAGCGTCCAAGAGATGTTCGACATGACGGTCAAGGCCTTCAACGCCGCCGAGAGGTGGAGGGTTCCGGCGCTGGTCATGGCTGACAAGATGACCGTCCTCTTGATGGAGGAGGTAGTGATACCGGAGAAGGTGGAGGTGGTGAACCGCAAGAGGCCGAAGGTGCCCCCGGAGCAGTTCAAGCCCTTCGAGCCCGAGGAGGACTTGGTCCCCCCGATGCCGGAGTTCGGGGAGGGCTACAGGGTACACGTCACCGGGGTCACCCACGACGAGAGGGGCATACCGGTGAGCGAGGACCCCTGGGCGCACCACAAGCTCGTCAAGAGGTTGTGCGACAAGATAAGGAAGAACAGGGACAAGATAGTGGAGTACGAGCTCTACGGGGACCCGGAGCCGCAAGTGCTGCTCTTCGCCTACGGCTTCCCGGCGAGGTCAGCTAAGGAGGCGGTCAACATGTTGAGGAAGAAGGACGTGAAGGCAGCGCTCTTCAGGCCGAAGACCTTGTGGCCCTTCCCCGACAAGGAGCTCAAGGAGGTCGCGGCCAAGGCGGAGAAGGTGATAGTGGTGGAGTGGAACTACGGCCAGATGCTCCACAACGTCTTAAAGGTCGTCCCCGAGGAGAAGGTTTCGTTCGTGTACAGGATAGGCGAGATCCCCATCCCGCCCGAACAGATCTTGGAGGAGGGGGGTGTCAGGATATGA